The genomic stretch TTTGTAACTAATTGATAATTAAAGATATTAGAGTGGTAGTTATAATCCTGCCACCCCGACAAAAAGCTTAAAAATCAGAAGATTTTTAAGCTTTTTTATTTTTCTAACATTTCTTTGGTAACTACTGTTCTAAAACCAATGTGGTCTGAGCTAGAACTTGGTTCCATTCCCATTCTTGCTGATATTCTAAAACTTGCGCAGTATGATTCGTGACATAAAAATGATCCACCTTTCATAACATATTCTAATTGATAAGGATTTGCCGGCGAATATGATTTTTCAGCTCCTTTTGGATTGTTTAAAACTTCATCTTTGTTTAAAGATTTATAGTAATTTACATTAAACAAGTCTGAAGTCATTTCCCAAACATTACCTGCCATATCATACAAACCAATATCATTAGCTGGATAAGAACTTACAGGAGAAATGTATTCAAAACCGTCTACCGAGTTATTTTCTGTAGGAAAAGTTCCTTGCCAAGTATTAGCGTTGTTATTTAAAGCCTCTTTATTATTACCCCAAACAAAAATATTGTCATTATTTAAACCTTGCGCAGCAGCTTCCCATTCTGCTTCTGTTGGCAACCTTCTGTTTGCCCATTTGCAATACGCCAATGCATCACTATAACTCACGTGCACAACAGGATAATTGTCTTTACCTTCTATAGAACTTCCTGGTCCTTCTGGATGTTTCCAATTTGCGCCAATTTTCCAACTCCACCATTGCTGATAATTATTCATAGAAACAATTTTACCTGCGTTTTTATTAAAAATTAAACTTCCTGGTTGTAAAATAGAATCGGCAGGCTTTGGAGTATTTGGCGGTAAATCCTTTTTAATTTCATCCCAATCAATAGGCTTTTCTGCAGTGGTAATATAGTTCGTAGCTTCTACAAATTTTCTAAACTGAAGGTTTGTAACTTCATTTTTATCAATATAAAATCCGTCTACATATACTTCGTGGGCCGGTTTTTCTCTCATCATTGCAAATTGGTCACCTTCTTTAGCGCCCATCAAAAATGTTTTTGAGTCGACCCAAACCATTCCCTTTGGCATAACAGACTTCCTTTTTTTTACGGATAATGAATTGTCGATAGAGGTTTTATTTTGCTCTTTCTTTTGGTTACAACCAGTAAAAAAAAGAAAACTAAACACTGCTAAAGAAACAGTTAAGTATTTATTGATAATCATTTAATAATATAATTTTATAGTTTATGGTTAAATAATTTCGTATCTTTTAATTTAGAAATATCTATTGTAAATATATGTTTTTAAAGGAAAAACACTACAAACTAATTCTTAAAAATTATAAACCTAGGTATTACTCTATTTTCAAAACTATAAAAAAATAGTATTAACAAAATATTATTGTTTAACTAAATTGAAATATCGTTAAACATTCGTATCTTTACATAAAATTTAATCAATTATGGCTCGTAAGAAAAACATCACAAAAGACAATTTAATTTCTTGGTACATGGAGTTTGTACTAGAAAATAACCATGACCCTAAAACTGTTTTTAGTTTTGCTAAAGAAAACAACTTCGAAGAAGCAGATTTTTATAAATTCTACGGTTCTTTTGAAGCTATTAAAGAATCTATATTTAGCGAATTTTTTAACCACACCATAAAAATTTTAGCAAAAAGTGAAGACTACCCTACCTACGACGCTAGAAATAAATTGTTAAGTTTTTATTTTAC from Polaribacter marinaquae encodes the following:
- a CDS encoding formylglycine-generating enzyme family protein, coding for MIINKYLTVSLAVFSFLFFTGCNQKKEQNKTSIDNSLSVKKRKSVMPKGMVWVDSKTFLMGAKEGDQFAMMREKPAHEVYVDGFYIDKNEVTNLQFRKFVEATNYITTAEKPIDWDEIKKDLPPNTPKPADSILQPGSLIFNKNAGKIVSMNNYQQWWSWKIGANWKHPEGPGSSIEGKDNYPVVHVSYSDALAYCKWANRRLPTEAEWEAAAQGLNNDNIFVWGNNKEALNNNANTWQGTFPTENNSVDGFEYISPVSSYPANDIGLYDMAGNVWEMTSDLFNVNYYKSLNKDEVLNNPKGAEKSYSPANPYQLEYVMKGGSFLCHESYCASFRISARMGMEPSSSSDHIGFRTVVTKEMLEK